A genomic stretch from Pomacea canaliculata isolate SZHN2017 linkage group LG2, ASM307304v1, whole genome shotgun sequence includes:
- the LOC112558231 gene encoding peroxidase-like protein 3, with protein MRYHNLIASELRTRSPLASSEVIFQQARSVVIAVMQNILYSEWLPIVLGPNVRQDYNLNFHRTLRTEYDENSDPRIFQAFSTAVFRFGHTLIPRSFPLTPTRRVLLRELFFKPFETRENMDSLTEGFLTADSPQDRTQPFDRFIVEEVTGHLFENQQGPREGFDLVALNIQRGRDHGLPPYNAFRQVVGLPKVKSFDDSVLGAAGPRLAQIYAHVDDIDLFSGGLSEAPHDGGLAGETFSRLMALQFQRLKFGDKFFFGHRKAYFGFTTTQYNLVRNITMAHVLCRTTGIKKVQRNVFRIADQDNKEVSCEDVLTEHPTMYYFTNHPW; from the exons ATGCGGTACCACAACCTGATCGCATCAGAACTCCGAACGCGCTCTCCGCTGGCATCCAGCGAAGTGATTTTCCAGCAAGCACGCTCTGTCGTCATCGCCGTCATGCAGAACATCCTGTACTCCGAGTGGCTTCCAATCGTCCTCGGGCCGAACGTTCGACAGGATTACAACCTGAACTTCCACAGAACCTTGAGGACAGAATATGACGAAAACAGCGACCCCCGCATATTCCAAGCGTTTTCTACAGCTGTCTTTCG GTTTGGTCACACTCTCATCCCTCGTTCTTTTCCCTTGACTCCCACTCGCCGTGTCTTGCTGCGAGAACTCTTCTTCAAGCCCTTCGAGACTCGCGAAAACATGGATTCTCTGACAGAAGGGTTCCTCACGGCAGACAGCCCTCAAGACCGAACCCAGCCCTTCGACCGCTTTATTGTCGAAGAAGTGACAGGACACCTTTTCGAAAACCAGCAAGGACCTCGAGAAGGCTTTGACCTCGTGGCCTTGAATATTCAGCGAGGTCGTGACCATGGGTTACCCCCGTACAACGCCTTCCGCCAAGTCGTGGGTCTGCCCAAAGTGAAGTCGTTCGATGATTCCGTTTTGGGCGCGGCAGGTCCTCGTCTGGCTCAGATTTACGC GCACGTGGACGACATCGACCTCTTCAGCGGCGGACTGTCTGAAGCACCGCACGACGGTGGACTCGCAGGAGAGACCTTCAGTCGCCTGATGGCACTGCAGTTTCAGAGACTCAAATTCGGAGACAAGTTCTTTTTTGGTCACAGAAAAGCGTACTTTGGATTCACAACCA CTCAATACAACCTAGTAAGAAATATTACCATGGCCCATGTGTTGTGCCGCACAACAGGCATCAAGAAAGTTCAGAGAAATGTCTTTAGGATTGCGGACCAAGA CAACAAAGAAGTGAGCTGTGAGGATGTGCTGACTGAACACCCCACAATGTATTACTTTACCAACCACCCATGGTGA